The region CGTCTGCTTCGGCACGTTCGCCAACTGGTATCCAACCGACGTCGGATAGAACGGTGAGTACAGCACCTTGCTGCTCAGATACGCATAGCCCGCGACGATATCCATCCCCTGCGGCAGGCGGCCGACAGCGCTGACCTGCACACCCTTCACTGCCTGGTTACCCGCCACCACGATGTTGTTGGAGTTGTTCGGGTCCGTCTCACGAGCGTTGTCCTTCTCCGTCCGAAACCATGCGCCTTCCATCATCAGGTGCTCGTTCAGGAAGCTGTACTTCGCTCCGGCCTCATACGTCTCGTTCTGCTCCGGAGCGACGTTCTGCGTAATCGAGGTCAGCGCCAGCGATTCAGCCGATGGATTGAAGCTCGTTCCATAGTCGAAGTACACGCTGCCATGCGAGGTCGGCTTATACACAAACGCCGCACGATACGAAGGCTGCGCATCGACTCGCGAGAACGTTCCAGCCGAGCTCGCCGCCAGCGCCGTTCCGCCCGTAGGCGCCGTAGGCTGGTAGCCGTTGTAACCCGTGTCGAACCGATCCCAGCGCACGCCGCCGCTCAACTCAAACAGCCGTCCCAGGTGAACCGTGTCGACGAAGTAAAGCCCAACGCTCTCCGCCTTCGTATGCACGATCGACGAGATATATCCCGTGCCGCCAAACACCTGCGACGTATTCGGATTGACCAGCGTCGTGGAAGGAACGGTGTTCAAGCCGCTGATCGTGTAGCCGTAGCGGATCGGGTTTGAGATCTCCTGGCCACCCTCAACGCCGCCCACGAACTCATGTTTCAGCCCCAGCACCTTGAAGCGTGCGTTGACCTCCGTCTGATCCCACAGATCGCCTTCAACACTTTTGATCTGGATTTGATTGCGGTTCACCAGGATCGTGCTCGGGTTCACGGCGCCTGGAATGTACGGGCAGTTCGCGCCCGTCACAGAGGACGTGGGCCGTGACGGAACCCAACCACCCACCGGAGCGGGAATGCTCGCATTGGTACAGATCTGCGGCTCGGTAATCTGCGCGTTCCTTGGATAGTTCGCAGCACGCGCAATCGAGTGGACCGTCACATGCGAGTTGAAGTCGTGATCCACCTTCGCCGTGATGATGTCGTCGTTCGTCTTCAGGAAGTTCTGGTCCGCAAAGCCGAAGTAAGCGTAACGGCTGACGCCCGGCGCAAGCTTGTTATAGAACCAAGGCAGACCATAGTCCGGCGTATCGTTCTCATTCAGGTGGATGTAGCTCAGCGTGAATCGGGTCGCCGTGTTCAAGCCGAACGAGATCGAAGGCGCCACACCCAGCCGGTGGATCGCATCGAATGGCCGTCCCGCCACGCCGCTGTCGTTCACCATCAGGTTCAGCCGGAAGGCTGCGCCGTTGGCCACGTCCGGAATCGGCTCATTGATGTCAGCCGTCACACGCCGGGTGAGGTTCGTGCCGAACTGCGCCTGCACGTTGATCAGCGGAGTGACCCCTGGAACCTTGTTCTCCTGGTTGATGACGCCGCCGGTCGCACCGCGTCCAAATGCGATGCCCGCCGGCCCTTCCAGCGCCTCCACCTGCTCATAGTTGAAGGAGTCACGGAAGTAGCTGCCGAAGTCGCGGATACCGTCCATGAAGATATCGTTCCGAGCCGTAAAGCCACGGATCGTCAGATTGTCGCCCTGCGCGCCGGACTCACCGGCCGCCAGGCTGATGCCCGGAACGTTGCGCAGCGCATCCCTCAGCGTAGACACGCCCTCATCCTTCAGCACGAACTGCGGGATCACCGTCACGGACGCAGCCGTATCCAGCAGCGGAGACGTAAACTTCGTCATCGCGACTTCATTTGGCAGCGGCGCGGAGACATCCACCGACTCCGCGTTCTCAATCGAAACCACCGCCGTCCCACCAGCCGTGAAACGCGAGCTCAACCCGGTCCCATTCAGCATCGCCCGCAGCGCAGCCTCATTGGTATAAACACCCGTAACGGCGGAGGTCTGGAAGTCTTCCCCAGCCGTATTTCCCACCTTCACCGCAACCGTTACGCCGGTCGCCTTTTTGTACGCCTCAAGCGCCTCCGGCAACCGTCCCGCCGGAATATCGAAGCTCTTCTGTTGGCTCGCCGCAGTCGTTGCCGAACCATTGTTCGGCACCTGCGCGAAGCTCACCGCGGGCGCACTCACCGCTGTCCATGCCGCAACCATCGCTACTACGGCCATATTGCCAACGCTATTCAATCCAGTCTTTTCAGCCATTTCAGTTTCCTTCAGGCGCACGTTCTCGCTGACCTGGTGCGCGTCTTCTCCAGGCAGCCTCCGAACTCCGACAGATCCGGTCCGATATGTCTAATTTACACGATCTAGGACTGATCCAGTCCACGTTCATTGAATTTTTATGCAGTCTTTTTCATCTTCACTGCTTCCCACCAACAAACTGCCGCGTCCACGCATGGAATCGACATCTCACCCTGTATGCGTCATCACTTTCAGGCCGAGCAATGGCTCCCCTATCCCATCGAGCACGTCTTCGCCTTCTTCTCCAACCCGGAGAATCTTCCGCGCCTCATGCCCGCATGGCAGAAGGCCCGCATCGAGGAGGCCGCCTTCGCACCGCCGCCTCCGCGCCCTGCAGGCCTGCCTATCTTTCCCGGCATCGTAGCCGGAGCGGGCACCCGCATGACCATCAGCTTCCGGCCGATTCCCTTCTCACCCATCCGCGTACCCTGGGATGCGGAGATTACGGAGTTCACCTGGAACGAGCACTTCTGCGACGTGCAGCACCGCGGCCCGTTCAAGTTCTGGCGGCACTGCCATCGCCTCACGCCGGAGCCCCGCGCCAACACCGGACGTGAGGTCCAGGGCACGCTGATACGGGACGAGGTCGAATACGAACTCCCCCTCGGCCCACTCGGCGAGCTAGCCGCAAAGCTCTTCGCCCCCGCGCAGTTCAAGTCCATCTTCGACTTCCGCCACAAGCGCACCGCGGAGCTCATGCCCCTGCTACGGGTGAGAGAAACGCCGCGCGCCCGCTAAACTAGCCGTATGGCAATCGGCCGCATCATGGCACTGGACGTAGGCAAGGCACGCATCGGCATAGCCCTCACAGACCCGCTGGGCTATACCGCCCAGCCGCTCCTGACGCTATGGCGCAAGACTCGCAACGAAGACGCCCGCAGCCTCCTGCGCCTCATCCGCAAGCACGAGGTCACCCACCTCGTCGTCGGCAATCCACTCCATCTCTCCGGCGACCTCAGCCCCTTCGCCGCCAAGGTCCACGAGTTCGCCGAATACCTCCGCGAACGCACCGAGATCCCCATCCAGCTCTGGGACGAGCGTCTCAGCTCCGTCGCCGCCAACGAGATCCTCGACGAAGCCGGCCACGCGCGCGGCAAGGATCGTAAGTTCATCATCGACCAGGTAGCCGCCGTCCTCATCCTGGAAGGCTGGATGCAGGCACAATATAGGCTCCAATAAAAAAGGACCGAGCCGAAGCCCGGTCCTTCCCTGTCATCGCTTGACCTACCAGCGTTTCGCCGGGCATCCCTTGCCGTCCTGCACGGCAGTCAGCACGCGTGCCGCCGAGGTCAGCTCACGGCTGAAGCAGTTCCCCGTGGAGTCCTTCGACACATAGCTCGCCGAGCTGGCCGTCGGGCCGACCGAGTCCACCGCGGACAGGGATGAGTTATAGACCAGCGCATCGCTTGTCTTTACCTCTTCCACCGTGCTGGAGCTCGCCAGCGAGAAGCCATTGATGCCCTTGCTCTCACTCACCTCATGCTGCTGGTCGGAGCTGACCACCTGCGTGTACGTCCCATCCGTGTTCTGCACGAACGAGTAGTCCAGCTTCAGCGGGAACGCCCAGTGCGTGGCCGTCTGCTCCGCCAGGAAGCCCAGCCGCGTCGTGGTCTTCGAATCCACCGTACTCGTCTGGTTGATGTTCTGAATCTCCGGCACACCAGAGGTCGCTACGTTGAACTTCTGGTTGCTGTCGAAGTTCACCGTAGACTCGACCGTCGTCTCCACGCGTCCCAGGCCCGTATTGACGTATCCCTTCACCACAAACGTGCGCTTGGAGGCCACGTCGACGGTTCCCGTCACCGCACCGTTCGCCGTGGTCAGGTTCTCCACTACAGAAGGCACAGGTGCGGAGAACAGCGTGTTCTCAATCACGTCGCCCCCCGTCTCCGCGCGAAGCTTGTCGCGGTAGAGCAGCAGGTTTGCCGTCGCCAGGAAGTAGCTGTTGGCGTTGTAGACGCTGATGCCCACAACGTGCGGCTTGCCGTCGCTCAGCATCCCCGCAAACGGTGTCAAATCCACGCGATAAGGCTTGAAGTTCAACGTCTCCACGCCCGTGATCGGCTCCCATAGATAAGGATCGATGCCGCCCGTAAAGATCCATGGAGACACCGGCGCCACGCCCGCGGCCTTGCCGTCGATCGTCACCTCCGTCTCACGGAACGCAGTCCCGCCGCCAGTCTCCAGCTCACTGGAGACATCGTTCGGCACACCCAGATACCAGAACTCGTCATTGCTCTGGCTCTGCGCCATCACATCCAGGTAAGCCTTGGTCAGGTTGCGCGGCAGAGTCACCGTCGTCTTGAGCTCGCTGCTCGTCGAATCCAGCTCATATGGGCTGTTCGTTCCGCTCACCGGCACCACCATATCCGGCACCTCCGGCGGGAGGTTGCGCAGGTCGGCCGGATAGAACTGCAGCGTCGCATTGCCGTAGATGCCGCCGTTATACGTGCTGTTGAAGATGTTGTAGACGATGGCGTTGCCGGTCTGTGCGGTCTTGAACAATGCCGACAGATCCGTCACATCACGCTCCACATGCCAGGACGGGCTCAGCGCCGTGCGAGGCTCCGCCGTCGTGCCGTAGAAGATATTTGCATTGCCCAGGTACAGGCTCGCCGTACGGTCGAACTGACGCCCCGCCGTCACGGTAAAGTCCAGGCTCAGCACCACCTTCGCCCAAGGTCCTTTGCAGCCTGCTGGAGGCGTATACGACACCGGATGCGCGGAGTAGTCGTTGAACGCCTCATTGCTGTAAAGCGAGACGGTGCAAGGCTTGGTCGTAGGCCGAGTCACCGGCGGCTCAGCCGTTGCCGGGTTGGAGGAGCCCACCACAGGCGTTGTTGGAACCGTAACCACCTGCGCCCCTGCGATGCCCTGAGCGCAAAACGCGCCTGCAATCACTGTTTGAAAGATAGCTGCACGAAAACGAACAGAAGTGCTCATCAAAGGGCCTCACAAAAATAGAAAGATGTACGAACGTGAATGCGCTCAAGGTAACACATTTGGGTCAGCCATAGCCTCTGAACACCCATTAGGCGGCTGCCCGCTTTTCAGAGAAGATAGGGGGATGCACAAAACCCGCTCCATCAAGGCCGTGAATGCGTCTCGCTGACGTTCGGATTGAACTCCTCGCCGGCCTCACCTCCGCCCTTTCCCTCGTTCCGGAGGTCGTCGGCTTCGCTCTCGTAGCGCATGTCAACCCACTGACAGGCCTCTACGCCGCCTTCATCATCTGCCTCATCGCGGCAATCTTCGGCGGCCGTCCCGGCATGATCTCCGGTGCCGCCGGCTCCATGGCCGTCGTCTCCGCCGGACTGGTCCTCCAGCATGGCGTCGAGTACCTCTTCGCCACCATCATCCTCACCGGCATCCTCCAACTGCTCTTCGCCTGGTTCCGCCTCGGCAAGCTCATCCGGATGGTGCCTCACCCGGTCATGATCGGCTTCGTCAACGGTCTCGCCATCGTCATCG is a window of Granulicella tundricola MP5ACTX9 DNA encoding:
- a CDS encoding TonB-dependent siderophore receptor, whose product is MAEKTGLNSVGNMAVVAMVAAWTAVSAPAVSFAQVPNNGSATTAASQQKSFDIPAGRLPEALEAYKKATGVTVAVKVGNTAGEDFQTSAVTGVYTNEAALRAMLNGTGLSSRFTAGGTAVVSIENAESVDVSAPLPNEVAMTKFTSPLLDTAASVTVIPQFVLKDEGVSTLRDALRNVPGISLAAGESGAQGDNLTIRGFTARNDIFMDGIRDFGSYFRDSFNYEQVEALEGPAGIAFGRGATGGVINQENKVPGVTPLINVQAQFGTNLTRRVTADINEPIPDVANGAAFRLNLMVNDSGVAGRPFDAIHRLGVAPSISFGLNTATRFTLSYIHLNENDTPDYGLPWFYNKLAPGVSRYAYFGFADQNFLKTNDDIITAKVDHDFNSHVTVHSIARAANYPRNAQITEPQICTNASIPAPVGGWVPSRPTSSVTGANCPYIPGAVNPSTILVNRNQIQIKSVEGDLWDQTEVNARFKVLGLKHEFVGGVEGGQEISNPIRYGYTISGLNTVPSTTLVNPNTSQVFGGTGYISSIVHTKAESVGLYFVDTVHLGRLFELSGGVRWDRFDTGYNGYQPTAPTGGTALAASSAGTFSRVDAQPSYRAAFVYKPTSHGSVYFDYGTSFNPSAESLALTSITQNVAPEQNETYEAGAKYSFLNEHLMMEGAWFRTEKDNARETDPNNSNNIVVAGNQAVKGVQVSAVGRLPQGMDIVAGYAYLSSKVLYSPFYPTSVGYQLANVPKQTFNAFITHRLPGHFNAGVGGNYVASRTASSTTPFVPLTFGAATTFAAGSAPCGTATTTTCYQVLSTGMKQVPGYWVFNLMLKRSISEHLEVQANVNNVLNRFFIDLPHPSHLIPGEGANALMGLNYKF
- a CDS encoding SRPBCC family protein, which produces MRHHFQAEQWLPYPIEHVFAFFSNPENLPRLMPAWQKARIEEAAFAPPPPRPAGLPIFPGIVAGAGTRMTISFRPIPFSPIRVPWDAEITEFTWNEHFCDVQHRGPFKFWRHCHRLTPEPRANTGREVQGTLIRDEVEYELPLGPLGELAAKLFAPAQFKSIFDFRHKRTAELMPLLRVRETPRAR
- the ruvX gene encoding Holliday junction resolvase RuvX is translated as MAIGRIMALDVGKARIGIALTDPLGYTAQPLLTLWRKTRNEDARSLLRLIRKHEVTHLVVGNPLHLSGDLSPFAAKVHEFAEYLRERTEIPIQLWDERLSSVAANEILDEAGHARGKDRKFIIDQVAAVLILEGWMQAQYRLQ
- a CDS encoding peptide-N4-asparagine amidase; this translates as MSTSVRFRAAIFQTVIAGAFCAQGIAGAQVVTVPTTPVVGSSNPATAEPPVTRPTTKPCTVSLYSNEAFNDYSAHPVSYTPPAGCKGPWAKVVLSLDFTVTAGRQFDRTASLYLGNANIFYGTTAEPRTALSPSWHVERDVTDLSALFKTAQTGNAIVYNIFNSTYNGGIYGNATLQFYPADLRNLPPEVPDMVVPVSGTNSPYELDSTSSELKTTVTLPRNLTKAYLDVMAQSQSNDEFWYLGVPNDVSSELETGGGTAFRETEVTIDGKAAGVAPVSPWIFTGGIDPYLWEPITGVETLNFKPYRVDLTPFAGMLSDGKPHVVGISVYNANSYFLATANLLLYRDKLRAETGGDVIENTLFSAPVPSVVENLTTANGAVTGTVDVASKRTFVVKGYVNTGLGRVETTVESTVNFDSNQKFNVATSGVPEIQNINQTSTVDSKTTTRLGFLAEQTATHWAFPLKLDYSFVQNTDGTYTQVVSSDQQHEVSESKGINGFSLASSSTVEEVKTSDALVYNSSLSAVDSVGPTASSASYVSKDSTGNCFSRELTSAARVLTAVQDGKGCPAKRW